The DNA window ATCCACTGCAGttccatatatttttcaccTATTTGCTAACAGAGAGCAGCCACCAAGAAGTTGGAAATACTAACCTGTAACCCCTGTGCACACCTGACTGCTGCCAGTGAAGGCAACTGCTCCTGGCTCTCTCCCAGAGCCTATTAACAGCTCATGTACTCTACTCTGACACAGAAGATAACAGGTATTTGTCTTAACTAGTGTCATCTAGGAAGCCTGGGATGTAAGCCAAATTCCAAGAAACAGGCCTAGAGTTACCATTTGAAGTGACCATAAGCGCTCTCTAATCTCAACAGAAATTACAAATATACAGCCCATTTCAATTTAGATCCCATTTAAACAAGAGGAAAAGACACCACAGACAACAGCTGTGTGCTCAGAGATAACTTGTACCTGAAGACCATCAtacatttatattaaaattaggGTGGCTGCATCAACTCTCTAGATTAGTGGGACATTgacacaaaaacccaaaacagctGCTTCTTTCTGTCAAAAACTTGCgcagaaaaagggaagaaatagtACAAATATCCCCTTTAATATTTCATAAGCTGGACATTAGCAAGATCACAATTCACTGAGCTGATACAACACTCTGCAAGGTCAGCAGCTGTATTTTAACCTATGAAGACAACAGTAAAAACTTAAAGCTCACATTAAGAAAATGTTTGCAGAATACCAGGATAAACTAAGCACATGGCCTAAAACATTCTTCCTGACATACAAAAGTTCAGAGTTACAACCATGCCTGAATTTAACCCCACATAACATGGCATAATGTCTtccatggcttttgctttcatGCCCAAGATAGTTACGACAACATTGTGGTCACTATCACAACCAAACTGTAATTTGTTCACTATCTAGTGAACTAAGTGGACTTCTTACCTTCAACCCGCGATTCCAAGTACTTATCCAACTCAGCATCTTTTTTCACTGCCTCCTCTGAGACCTTAGGagcatttgaaaaacaaactaATACAATACTCATGTTATCACGACTCCCCTATgtgacaaaaaagaaagagaagttaGTACCTTTAATCTTATTCTTCATCTTTTTACTCTATACACATTTGTACTTTTTCCAAATATAGTACTGCAGAtagacttggggaaaaaaaaaaaaagaaaccctgaaaaaatcctgtattttcaTCAATAAGAACCACTCTGTGTCCCAACTACACTGCTCACTAGGATTAATTTGACTGATTTTAACTGAATATTCTTAGTATTGAAGTCTAAATAATTAATGGACTTATACACATGTCAACCATTTAAAAATAGTATCAATAAAACAGGTCAGAAATTAGATAGCCATGTAATGTTACCTTAAGCCAAATTGTAAAACAACACCTGTTGcaaaatgaaatgcagaatCCTCCTTTATACTATTAGAACAGCTTAGCTCAAGCAACTGATTTGTTTTAGTTGCAGGGCATTCATGTAAATCATTACACGCATTACACGTCTGTTTATACCAATGCACCTGTGTCACACAGCACACCTTGAAGcaagtataaaatataaatgttttgtATGGCTAGGCAGATCTTACAGACTTATCATGTGCTCAGAAATATCACCCAATGGCTTTTTTAGATACTAATTTTAATGCCAGTTCTTTACTAACATACTCTGATACCATTTTCCTTctgatatttaattttcaaaattataattcaCAGTCAAATTTAAAAACACAATTCTAAGTCTCTTACAAGGGGATCCAGCAGAATCATAATTTAAACTACCGGTTTGAAAATCAAATCCTCACTTTGTTTTTCATGTAGAATATTAAATGCCATTAGTCACTGCATACTGTTGCTGTGTAAACCCAAGCTACTAGATAGCTCTAATCAGCTATCACAACAAATCCTTCTCCTAGAGCAATTAAGAATTTGACATTAGAATGGATTCCTTCAGAAATACTGCTTATGAGTTAACCTATGTTCCCTCTTGTATCAAGCATATGAGGACACCTATCACTTAGTATTATGTGGTACAATCCACAGCCTGAAGACAATACAACATTCTAATATTGTTACAGAGATTTAGGAACTGACTTTGGAAAATAAACATGTGGTCAGCACTCAGTTTTACTGGAAGTATCCAAGAGTGACCATCCTTTAAAAAGGCTGGTTGAGGCCTTGCTCAGAAAAGCAATTTAAACCAATCATACACTGTATATACTAGAATACAACCCTATTTCTGGAAAAAACACACAACTTACCCTTTAGAGTTCCAGCTGTGAATTTTGGTATTTTCCTCAAAATTGCATGTTTAGTCTGTGGCCTAACAAAGGAACTCTGTTTGTACTAGCAGGAGCTGCACTTTTCAGGGAATGCTGGAAATGGAATACCTATTTAGCATATGCAGACCAGCCAGTAGTTGCTCCAAACAAACTAAACTTGAGGAGTGGAAGCACGCTCAGATGCAAAGGTGGTGTTACTCCATCTAAGCTACAGTGAGCTGAGGGCACAGGTGACAGAAAAACAACACCTTGAAGAGGAGATGCTGCCAACACTGGTTTTCCGCAAAGGATACAAACACTATCCAActtcaaagaacaaaaaaacccacaaagtaCCTTCCTCAGAATagattaattttataaattttgtaTTTAGAATCAAAGTTTAGAGCTGGAACTATATGCAAGCattacttggggaaaaaaaagccagcctTTATTTTTGCAATTGCTATCACTTTTCCAAGCACATAGGCTGAGGCTTTATATTCTTCAGCAAGGATATACAGTCAAATGGGTACAGAACTTTGAAGAAAAGAAGTTGGAGAAGGGGAACAGTAGGCCAGGAACAGCTGCTAAGACTGTACCCATCTAACCAAAAGATACTTTTAGAACAGCTCTTTGGAAAAAACAGGTACATACCTTATGTAAACAAGTGTCCACTACCCAATTGCACACTGTTTCCAGGTCATTTGATACTTCAAGTCTAGACTTTACAAATTCACAGAGCTCTTCATTGCTCATTACATCCCAGATTCCATCACAAGCCAGGATGATAAACTCATCTTCTTCTGCCCTTAGAATTTCACACACCTCTGGCTCTGGAGAAACAAGTTGTTCTGTAGGGCCTTTACCATCAACACATTTGTAGTCGTAGTCCCCCAGAGCTCGAGAAACTGCCAATGAACCATTAACACGCTGAATCATTACACTGCCTCCTGCATTCTGGATTCGCTCTTTCTCCCTTGGGTTGCAAGGTTTGTGATCCTGTGTTGAAAAACAGACTTGTCCATTCCTATAGAGAACAGCACGTGAATCACCACAGTTGATAAAGTATACATGCTCAGGTGAAATCATAACTCCTACTGCTGTTGAGCCACTTCTGTCCATGCCATTTCTGAGGTCTGCGAAATTGCGCATATACTCATCAATTTTCAAAAAGCCAGTTCTGATTCCACTCTTGACATTTTCCACTGAAGGTTCAAGAGCAGATCCAGGTTTTTCTGTCGCCCTAAAGTCTTCGTTGTTAGTGATGTGTTCTAATAAATGAGTGGAGCAGTAATTTGCAACACGAGATCCTGCGTGACCATCATAGACAGCAAAAAAGGACCAGTCCTCTAAGCCATGGGGAATACCTACAACAGCTGTGTGAGCATCTTCCATTTCCACTCTCCATCCCTGCATACTGCTGAGGCCATAACGCAAGCCATTCCCTGCACCATGAGCATtatgtttttcagtttttggtTTATCCAAAAATGCACCCATGTTTATGCAATATTGAATCTGGAAAACAGAGAGAAGAAGTCTTATTTATAAAGCCACTCCATTCCACATAATCTTTGTTGTCCACTTCCTGTGTTTCTCCTTTATAAAACAAGTGATATAGCATGCACACATGCAAAAGTCAACAACTAtattggagggaaaaaaaattaatacatgaCATAAATGAAGTgtgaatttacattttttagcatttttttttttgttggggtgcttttgtttgcattttttagcattttttttttgttggggtgCTGCCTTTTTTGAAGAGCtacttaataaaaattaaacaatctCCCTATGAAGGCAGAGTAGTTCACATACCTTTGCAGCCCTGCTGATTTTGCCATCCTCTGCAGAGACTAATTTatgacagaaaaacaacaactaTATCACTCGTACTTTGTTTCCAGTTTTACTGTGGCATGAAGAAAATCAATTCATGTCCATAAATAAGGCCTAGTCACGCTAGCTTTGCATGTACCAAACTACTTCTGTATTCTTGTAAAGCACGGCAAAAGTGACCACAGGGGAACACAGACCATCTGCCAAAGGAACCAAGGCAGTAATTTCCACTTAAATACAAGAAAACCTCTCAAAGGAATCTCTTAACAAATCCTACTTAGTCCTtcataaaaaaaacatttcaatatttattatagaatcatagaatggtttggactgGAAAAACCTTTGAAGATCATCTTCTTCCAACCCTCCTcgccatgggcaaggacaccaTCCACTACACCAGACTGCACAAAGctccatccatcctggccttgaacacttccagggatggggcatgcacagcttctctgggcaacatcTTCTAATGTCTCACCCTcagagtaaataatttctttcttttctcaatCCCAAACCTACCCTCTTACAGTTTGAAGGCATTTCCCTGTCCTATCACTACACTTGGCCAATAGTCCATCTCCAGCCTTCTTGTATGCTAACTTCGGGTACTTAAAGGCCTCTCTAAGATCTCCCCAGGCTGAATAACCTCCACTCACAGCCATCCCTCAAAGACTTTCATGTGCTTACATGGGATTGTAAATTCAGAGGTCCTGATGTTAAAATTTATTCAATTTTCAATATTCAATTCAACAAGAGGTATGATCTAAGGGAAGTAAATAATCCACAGAAAGTTAGAAGTTCTTCAGTATTTGGAGATCATCTCCAGAATGCAAGCTCCCAGGAAAAATGTGAATAATCTACATTGAAGCTTTAGAAGGCTTCTGATTTCCTCTCCTGTACTAGACTCAAGGGTTCTACACAGACCTGAAAAACTACCTTGCCCTTTACAAAGTCAGTAGAGAATACATTCTTTAATCCACAGATCTCAGAAACTCAGATACCACAACTTCAGACCATGCTAAAAGTCATCACCTTATGAAATCCTTAGACATGAAAATTTCATCCAAAAAGAATTGGCAAGAATTTTGCCATGACTGATCCTGAGCAGTCACTTGTCTCTGACAGAGTAGTACCCACCTACAGAGTTCACAGAGTCATGATAATCTAGTTCAAGAATGTGTTGCCAGCCAGGATGAGATCA is part of the Poecile atricapillus isolate bPoeAtr1 chromosome 3, bPoeAtr1.hap1, whole genome shotgun sequence genome and encodes:
- the PPM1B gene encoding protein phosphatase 1B isoform X3, coding for MTVLLIQYCINMGAFLDKPKTEKHNAHGAGNGLRYGLSSMQGWRVEMEDAHTAVVGIPHGLEDWSFFAVYDGHAGSRVANYCSTHLLEHITNNEDFRATEKPGSALEPSVENVKSGIRTGFLKIDEYMRNFADLRNGMDRSGSTAVGVMISPEHVYFINCGDSRAVLYRNGQVCFSTQDHKPCNPREKERIQNAGGSVMIQRVNGSLAVSRALGDYDYKCVDGKGPTEQLVSPEPEVCEILRAEEDEFIILACDGIWDVMSNEELCEFVKSRLEVSNDLETVCNWVVDTCLHKGSRDNMSIVLVCFSNAPKVSEEAVKKDAELDKYLESRVEEIMEKSGEEGMPDLAHVIRILTAENIPNLPPGGGLAGKRNIIENVYTRLNPHRDNEGGSGDLEDPW
- the PPM1B gene encoding protein phosphatase 1B isoform X4, yielding MTVLLIQYCINMGAFLDKPKTEKHNAHGAGNGLRYGLSSMQGWRVEMEDAHTAVVGIPHGLEDWSFFAVYDGHAGSRVANYCSTHLLEHITNNEDFRATEKPGSALEPSVENVKSGIRTGFLKIDEYMRNFADLRNGMDRSGSTAVGVMISPEHVYFINCGDSRAVLYRNGQVCFSTQDHKPCNPREKERIQNAGGSVMIQRVNGSLAVSRALGDYDYKCVDGKGPTEQLVSPEPEVCEILRAEEDEFIILACDGIWDVMSNEELCEFVKSRLEVSNDLETVCNWVVDTCLHKGSRDNMSIVLVCFSNAPKVSEEAVKKDAELDKYLESRVEEIMEKSGEEGMPDLAHVIRILTAENIPNLPPGGGLAGKRNIIENVYTRLNPHRDNEGKIF
- the PPM1B gene encoding protein phosphatase 1B isoform X2: MGAFLDKPKTEKHNAHGAGNGLRYGLSSMQGWRVEMEDAHTAVVGIPHGLEDWSFFAVYDGHAGSRVANYCSTHLLEHITNNEDFRATEKPGSALEPSVENVKSGIRTGFLKIDEYMRNFADLRNGMDRSGSTAVGVMISPEHVYFINCGDSRAVLYRNGQVCFSTQDHKPCNPREKERIQNAGGSVMIQRVNGSLAVSRALGDYDYKCVDGKGPTEQLVSPEPEVCEILRAEEDEFIILACDGIWDVMSNEELCEFVKSRLEVSNDLETVCNWVVDTCLHKGSRDNMSIVLVCFSNAPKVSEEAVKKDAELDKYLESRVEEIMEKSGEEGMPDLAHVIRILTAENIPNLPPGGGLAGKRNIIENVYTRLNPHRDNEGEPGAAEEGGTQGRLVEALRQMRINHRGNYRHLLEEMLAGYRLAQLPGPGPPEDSAPAEPAPPRPGPAAAPAPRPAAGSDQSGEQHS
- the PPM1B gene encoding protein phosphatase 1B isoform X1, translated to MTVLLIQYCINMGAFLDKPKTEKHNAHGAGNGLRYGLSSMQGWRVEMEDAHTAVVGIPHGLEDWSFFAVYDGHAGSRVANYCSTHLLEHITNNEDFRATEKPGSALEPSVENVKSGIRTGFLKIDEYMRNFADLRNGMDRSGSTAVGVMISPEHVYFINCGDSRAVLYRNGQVCFSTQDHKPCNPREKERIQNAGGSVMIQRVNGSLAVSRALGDYDYKCVDGKGPTEQLVSPEPEVCEILRAEEDEFIILACDGIWDVMSNEELCEFVKSRLEVSNDLETVCNWVVDTCLHKGSRDNMSIVLVCFSNAPKVSEEAVKKDAELDKYLESRVEEIMEKSGEEGMPDLAHVIRILTAENIPNLPPGGGLAGKRNIIENVYTRLNPHRDNEGEPGAAEEGGTQGRLVEALRQMRINHRGNYRHLLEEMLAGYRLAQLPGPGPPEDSAPAEPAPPRPGPAAAPAPRPAAGSDQSGEQHS